The window ctttaagaaattgatgagaCAATAAAACCAGTGGACAAATATTTATCTCTAAAGAAATTGGGGAACCGTGAAAGAGAAGCTAAAATTTTTTCCCAGAGGGACTGAATTTGTCCAACCTTGGCATTGCAAACGATTGTGAAGTCCCTCCCCAGCTGCAGGTCCTTGAATAAGATGATCGGGCTTCTTTGGCTTCTCCTTAGGTACATCCCGAGAATCCATTTGTTGATGAAGCTCCTTGACTGGAAGAAACATCTTAATCCCATTtcttaaacataaaaacagCATAAAATCCTAAAGGAAAGATGAAATGATCTACCTGATAGAAAGTGGGGGATTAAAATAACAGCGGGAAGAAGTAAAAGCAACCGATTCCATCCAACACATATTCTCTTTCCCAGCACCATACTGTATACTCCCTCAAACAGCTTACCACTACATTCAACTGCAGTTTCTGAATTCCAGCTCTTTCTGCACGATTTGAACTGCAATAACAATGAGAACAggaataacaataacaataacaataacaataacaatagaAATGTATGCAGCTTTCTAGTTGTACGCACAAATCAGCAAACGAACTTGCCctccacacacacacgcatTCCACATGAAAAGTGACATACAATACAAATTAGCTTATCCCATAGCATAGCCCTATATTTCAGAGGATATTTAACATTGAGTATTAGGCATTAATCAGTTCCACACTTGCGACTTAGTGAAACACACAATTCTAAGCATGGAATAAGAATTAAAGGATGATTTCCTTGATTCTATAAACTTGCCCAGATAATGAGATCAGATCAACTTACGTTAGTTAACAGCTTTTAGCAGAAGCAGAGGATCAAAGAAATCTCATTAGCAGCAACGCTTCTCTGATCAGATATCTTCTATTCCTAATTTCTTACTGCTGCTTCTAACGAGATAATCGCGCATCATTCGGGTCGGGTCTCTCATAATTTAGCCCATTTCAGTAGGATCGGGCCTTCTATCTGGGCTGAAAGCCTAATATTCAATTCCAGGGGCACAATGCAAAGTAAGAAAATGTGGAGGACTGAACTGCAAATATGTTTGTGACATATAAAAACCCTTTTACTGCCGATTTTTCGATCTTCACTCTAGGGTTTAGTACAGCGTCTCCGCACACCAGCTTATCAGCTAGCCGCCACCATGGGACGTATGCACAGCAGAGGGTGAGCTTTCTTTGGTCTTTGCTTTCGCTCGTTTATCTATGTCTCTATTtctaattattgaaattgcattttatcaaTGATTACAGTAAGGGTATTTCAGCGTCGGCACTTCCGTACAAGAGGACGCCCCCGAGCTGGCTCAAAATCTCTTCCCAGGATGTACGTGATTACACTTCCTTTTATCCTGTTTTTTGTCTTCGGCGGATTTTCTTGTTAGTAGTTATTCATGGTGTCTCTTGTGTTTAGTTGAGCAATGTGATGCTTTATTGTTTTGTGCTTTGttatcgttttttttttctgagtAATCACTATAGGCGCTGAGGTTTCCTCGCTTTCTCAATGGGTGAACTGCACAATCTGGTCATTCTGTACCGTTTGTTGATTTATACAGGGCTTTTTGGTATACTAATGTCCTTTATTTGGATGTGTTTCCTCTACTCATACATGATTGGTTTTGTCTTATGTTCAAACATTCAGTTTATTGCTCATAGTGAAAAACTGAAGATAAGATTGAGGCTTGAAAAACTTAATTATCTTGATTTTCAGTTCTAGAATTTTATGTTATGAATTTATAGGATTTAAAGTATATATCTAAGTAATAATTCTCATTTCAATAAAAGTTCACAATTCTTATACACCAGTGATTGTTAGAGTAGTCGGTAGTTACATAGGATTGTTATTTAATCATGGTTTATGCGCACTTCGAGTAATGCTTTGGAATTTGGATACATGGCATTTCATATGTTATTGTTTGTTAGCCTCCAGCCCACTAAGAAAGAACTCACTGAAGTAACTTTGTTTCTAGAATACCCCATACATTGGTGTAGTTAAAAATTACAGTTATAAACTCTCTTTACTTGCTTACTTGCTATTCTTGTTATAAAATTTCTGACATTTCATGAACAATAAATGTTCATCTCCTAATTTAGGTTGAAGAAAACATTTGTAAGTTTGCCAAAAAGGGTTTGACACCATCTCAAATTGGTGTTATTCTTCGTGATTCTCATGGCATTGCCCAGGTGAAGAGTGTCACTGGCAGCAAGATCTTGAGGATTCTCAAGGGACATGGTATTTCTGTTCAGCTAGCCATCCTTTGTTCTGATCATAATCCATGACTGCTGCAAGTTTCTAAATTTTACCTGTACACAGGGCTTGCTCCTGAGATTCCTGAGGATTTGTACCACCTCATTAAGAAAGCTGTTGCCATCAGAAAGCATCTAGAGAGGAACAGGAAGGACAAAGATTCCAAGTTCAGGCTCATTCTTGTTGAGAGCAGAATCCACAGACTTGCTCGCTACTATAAAAAGACCAAGAAGCTTCCACCTGTCTGGAAGTAGTAAGTTCATATTGACTTTGATAACTAAGCCGTTTCTGACTTTCTGTAGTATTCATAAACTGCCATCTTTGTTTGCTGACTTCAAAAACAAGCTCATGATTTTGTCCTTACCATGTTAAGTGGGGTATTTTGTCACTTGGCTCTGTTTCTCTGCAGTGAATCTACCACCGCCAGCACTCTCGTTGCCTAGAAGAAAGAATTTAACGGGGACTGAGGATTTGTTAATCAAGTCATATCTCATTATAGAAGTCCTATAATAGATTCTCTGTATCCAAGACACTTTTCCTTATTTGTTGTTGAGGCATATTTTGATATTGGACGacattttctttgatttgtGAAAGATGACTTAAATTTATATGGTCTTCGTGTCGTACTGATCTTTGGGCGTTTGTCTTATATAGGTGGgattcatattttactaattttttcaacttacttttctttatatttttaaggacACATGTCGTAACTAAATAAGTCTCTTTTTGCTGGACGAACGGAGTATACGATAAGATAAATACTGCGGGCCAGTTACTCTTCACGTCTCCATCTATGTGTCCAACACATGTGCTATTCAGAATTTAATATATAAGGAATTATACAACACCtttctcatttcattaaaaatgtaCGTATAAAATTCtgttatgaaaaaattaaaaaatccatTAGGTACATCCTAAAATCTGATCTGCCCCATCTTAATTCACTCAACCCATTGGTGCATCCACAATAAGGGCTAAAAAATAGCTCTAAGATTTatcacaattaattttttctgtCGCATCAGCATTTTTTCTTTGTACATATACAAGTTTGTTTAACTCAACTTTCAAAggggaaaaggaaaataagatttatttatttcaatatatattttaatataagaaaaaagagcAAGATTGAAAGAGTGGAATTTCACTATAATACAGGGATTAGATGTTAATACAGAGATAATCGTAAGACTAATCTACATTTGGAAAGAACAAGGCTTAAGGGTTACAACAAATTTGGGTTGGCCTGCCACATCACAATAGTCAGCATCTTCTATCATAGAATAGACAGCTCTTTCTTCTCTAACACACATGCACCATATAATTTTCACAGCTCCCACCCATTAACTTTCCTTCCGCACCATTCTCAGCTGATATCTCTGAACAAGGCAGCCGCCACAAAAAttctatatggaaaaaaaaacagaattcCTAGCTCACAGCACCAGCATTTTTAAACAAGATGTGATAATCTATCAAGTGTTTGTCGCTATCATCAATCTCATAATTCTTGGGCACCTAGGTCGGGTTTCGTAGGATATTCAAAGCCGTGGAGAGCAGGCATACGTCTCAGATCTTCTTCTGAATAGCCAGGTATAAACCAGAACTTCCTATCCATCCCAAATACCTATAGTAGAACATGCACTCTTATAAGACATGTGCAAACCAAAGGCAATGTTTAAGAAGATGTGTATTATACTCTATCGATACATGTTATTGGATTAATACCAAACAAACAAATGAAGGATGTTGAAGAAATGAAATCAACTACTTTTAGTGGTCTGCATGTATCGAAGAGACATCAAAATACAGTTGGAATTATTACTCCAGAGGACACTGAAGTTGGAAATTTTAGAGCCTTACCTGCTCAAAGTTCCTTTTTCTCCCAAGATCATAATGCCATTTTGGAGAAGACTTTTTCTCATAAGCCTAGGATACATAAACCCCAATTatgaataaagaaagaaaataaaattcaagttaggtgatttcagaaaaaaatattatcagaTGACAGTAACAATTGCATGCTTCGGAGGAATATAACCAAAGGGCCAAGATGGAAGGACTAAAAAAGGAGTTCTAGGAAGTAGCTCTGGAAAATATAGCACTGGAGTAAAGATAGACATTCAACATATCCTGAAAGTTATATAAAAAACTTGGTTTATAAGCGCTGTCCCATAAGGTTGAGACCTTGCTCATTCTTAATCTTGATTATGAGAACAAAGTGTAAGTGAAATACCTCAATAGTTGTTGTGTTGGCACACACCAATGATATGTGCAGAATCAGGAATCCCATCACACTCAGCGCAAATGCCAAATTCAGGACTGCAAACATTACATATATCACAgcataatatataaaactcaGGAAAGGGGAAAAAGGGAGAGGTCACCATACCAAATGCAAGAAAAGTGGTTGCAAGAGTTCCAGGAGTTCCAGGGATCTCTCCATCACTAAAGAATTGAATGAAGTGTGGCAGTAATGATAAAGTCACAACGCTGGTCTCAAGGAACGTGTAGAACTGCaccgaaaaaagaaaataatgtaatcAATGTCATTAATCTAATGAAGTATAGATGCAATCACTAATCAATGCCTTCACAAAACCACTAAATGCCAGATCAAATTCATTTCCATGccagaaatgaaaaaaaatccttGGGAGACAATACTAATTATAATAAGAGAAATGCAATGAACAAAAATTGCTGTGCCAAATATATCTTATGGCAAACAGCATTCGTAAACcataataatcaattaaagatTCACATCATCATCTAGATTGGTGAATGCCAGCCAGTATCACATTCAGCAAGTTAAAATATCATACCAGGAAGAGAAGGAAATTTTTGTAGTTTAAAGCCCCCACACAATTGACAACCCAAACACAATGATGGTCCATCTTCAGTACACACCTCCCACCTAAGATGGTAATTCAACACAAACTCATCAATCATAGAAAAACCAATATTGAAATCTGACAATCTCCTACTCCCTATTTATGCAAGAAGCACTAACAAACAGAGCAGTGATGGCAGCGAGGTGGCTTCAACTGGTTGCACTTTCTACAAAAGCGAACTCTACTATTCTCTGTGTCAGATGGAAATTCTGAAGCAGTTAATGGGTCATTATCTCCCCTTTCTTCATCTGCAGCTGGCCGCCAATTCGGAGGCACAGTGCCTGGGTCTGTAAAGACAACTGAAAAGTAACTCCATAATAGCATCACCAACTGCAGAAcaagtaattttattagtaattttgtttcataGCATGTGTCGCAGCAACATGTTACTCTCCCATTCTATAAGAAAACTCAAAGATGATAGCCAAACAGAAGACAGTAATTCCACagttacaaaatataaatcagtACTTCAAATTGGACAGCAAACAGCTaaaccaaaataattcatagtcCTTTTTCTAGTTCATATGATTCTAGACCACCTGATTCAAAACAGTGAATGAACAATCTCACAATGATCCCACATTTTACTATGCCCGAtgcaaatgaagaaaaaagaaaatatatatgaacaCACCTCGATAGCTTTTGATGAGACAGACAGAACACTAACTTCAACTTACAGAATGACTAGTTCAATATCCAATAATCATCAATGTAGTAGACATTCCTGTATTCCTAAACTTGCTGATCAAGCTTCGAGAATACAAGTTTTAACACACATCACACTGTTCTTCCTGATTAAAAAGATCTTAACcacatgaaataaaaaaaattaaaaaatcattttttccacGATGATCACATtaaatcaaaaacaaaatggtCATTCTCGAACATTCTATTTCACTTATCAAGTCCAAAGAAAGATTCATAGAAAATCCCCTAAATTTCCCAATGGAGTCAAATCGAAGAAACGGACGGATCAAACTCCACAAAtcattgaattaaaaattccACAAACAGAATAGCatcatatttttgaaacaaataaaaatgaaaatcgtATTTGAATACCAGAGAATGGAATAGCGCGAGGACGAAGAAAGCGATGAGTGAATCGAGGCCGCCGGCAGCGAGTCCAGGGCCGTAATTGGTGATGACGACCGCGTAATAGCTGACGCCGACGACGCCGAGAACCAGTAAGATCATGATCGAGCCGAGCCCCCGCAGCGCCGTACAGAACTTGAAGACGTTCCAGGCCATAACGGCACCAGATCTATACATGATAATTGTTCGATTACACAATCAAAATTAGCTACAGGAAAGAGAAGCCGGGATTAGAATTAGGTGATTTGAATTGTGGTTAGGGTTTATGGATTCCGATTCCGCCTGACGAGTATGAGTCCAGGTACGGTGGACATGGAATCCAATCGTGAAATATAGAGACAATCAGACAAGTTATATCAACTGCATTTGCATACCAAAAATATAGAGTAAGactatttcaaaaataaaagctAATGTTAAAAGgatattgattttaaaaactggctaaattttaatattttccatGCATTTGAAAATTGGCCTAAAATATcagtattaattttacattttgtttattatttttcatagcCGATCAATAATTGTATCTGACAATTTAGAtgtctttttctttatattatttgatactactaaatcaatgtaataatttatgttattttttattctacttgCTACGGAATTAAAAAGTAATCtgtatagtattataaatatttcacggTAAATTTACGTAGAATAAGTTTTTTATCGAAGATATCTTATTTGAAAATAGATTCAGAAATAACTAACATAATACAAAGTTTGTTATATtttgcacaaattttaaatttcatagaaaataacaaaatttgtcGTAGTTTTAAGGATCTAATCCCGTTTTGAAGTAGGGAAAATATCATGCTggaaagtaaatattttatatttaatgaagCGGATAGTGTTATGCAataatatgatttattttttcaaaatatattataaaagaaatttatttattatgatacTAAAGTGACAGTGTATTTTAAGaggaaaatatttaaaaaaaaaatcaaaacaatcgTAAAGAAATATGTCTcgctattattatttataagaataataattgcATCTTAAGTACGatggagaataaaaaatacttagagcatccacagcaCGGCTCGTCGCCGTCGCGATCTCGTCCCGCCGAGATGAGACAGCGATGAGACCGCGTTGCAAACTGCATCTCATCCCGTCGAGACGAGCTGGCTCGTTGCGCGTCGCGCGCGGAAGGGCATCGGGACGAGCTATCTCGCCACGCGCTAGCGCCACATGGCGCGCGCTAGTGCTAGGGGTGACGCCCACTCGTCGGCCCacgagtgggcgtcgtttTTATGAtgtcataattaattattttttttaaattcgatttttcgaaattttaaaaaaaattgtaaacgGTAATATGACCGTCCAacggtaaaaaaaaatatatctctttttttttctttttttattctatgaATACTCCCTTATTACTTCTAGTCCTCTTTCATTCTCCATTCTACACACAAACAGTCATCCTATCGATTGGGGGGGATTGTACAATGTTTTGGGTGCTACCAGTTCCGGTTCGTCGTCGGGCACCCAAGGCTCGACGACGCCGGCCgcgtaccaaacaccacattttgatgtggatgcatactatcgtccctccACCCAGAGGTATGGGCAAACACCGAGATTATCCCAAATTACGGAGAATTTTCTGGATGGAGGCTCCGCCAGGTTCGGCGTCAATGCCGAGGAGgtgaagaggaggaagagggcgACGATGAGGTTCTGGGGGATCATCTAGGCCGTCATCCATACGGCCACAAGGAGACGTTGGCTCTGTACGACGCTTGGGTCACCGTCTCGTACGATCCTGtcgtcgggaatcaacaaacccGCTTGTGTTTCTGGGAAAAAGTCACCGAACTTTACAACTCAAAAAAGCCGAAGGGGACCACCGCCGCAACGTGAAGATGTTCCGCGGTCATTGGGACCGATGCGACAAGATGTCAAAAAAAATTGCGTGATATACAGGGAAGAAGCGACGAATTACCAAAGCAGAGCCAGTGGAGCGGACATTTTGAGAGCGGCGTTGCGGGTCTTTAAAGACGACACCTATAAAGATTTCAAACATGTCGATGTTTGGTCGCAAGTCCACCACCTTGAAAGGTGGGCTGGTGGTGTCCCGTCTTGCACGGGGTCGAACTCGAAATGCACGAAACACACGGCGGGTGGCCAATACTCGTCTAGTGAGGGCGGGTCAGGCAACGCCTCACAAGAGGTTGAGGGCAGGACTCCCGATGCAGAGGGCCCCTCCGGTTCACGACGTCAGCCGCAAGGGACCAAGGCAGCGAAGGCGGCCAAAGGGAGGGGGAAGGGGAGGGGCCGAGGCGAATCAAGCCAGGTGGGCTCGGGCTTGGGCTCAAACACCCTAATGTCTATGTAGCTACTCGCCACGATGGTTGACACTTCAAAAATGACGCCTCCCCGATATAGATGCCCATCTGGACGACATTGAGCATCTCAGGCAACAACTTGGTATTCGGTCTCGATCTAACTTGGGTGCATCGCCATCTACTTCGGGGGATGATTCgccggcggagtagtttttataatttaatttagagtattttaaattatgtattttttatttttttaggattttaaattatgtatttttttaggattttaattatgtatttttttttattttttaggattttaaattgtaattttattttatttaatgaagtgtgtttttattaattgaatttgttggaaagaaaaataaaaaatgaaattgagatgaatagttaagggatgagatggttaagagatggaggggtGTAGGTGTTTTtattagttaagagatggagtgaAAAGTGCAATGGAACCCATGAATAATTAAGGGATGAGATAATTAAGAGATGAATAAGAAATAGGTACGTGAATGACCTTCTACACCTTTCATTGCTTCGAGGGCAGAATTGTCATCAAAGACATTTTACATGTTAAATTTCCGTCTATATATCTAATACGTATCGAAAGTGTTgtttatatcaaatttaaaaattaaaataagaactCATTCTTTAGGATTTCATTTGTGTAAGTTTTAATAAGATGATGGATTTAGaagttcatatttatatttgccATGTAAGTAAGTAGAGTATTTAATTAGACTGATACgtgaatatatatagaaaagttgttaataattaaattcatatatttttcacttttttaaaaatttgtataaaagTCGAAATACATCCGTGATGCATACGAATGTAGAtaatccaattaattaaaatgcttTACGGCACTCACTGTAGTGGACAATATAGCATTCATCGTCCGGGCCATTGTCTACTATAGTGGATGCCTGCCCCAAGCCCTCGCCCCAGCCGCCCGCCCTTCACATAGTCCGTAACCCTAGGCCGGAAGATCGCCCAGACGatgattttatgaattatttttctccCATTGTCACTCCATCATTATTTCTCACGTCTTCCAATCTCTTTTCCTATTTCACTTCTCTCTCACTCTAGTAAAATGACTAAAGAAAATTGgtcacataataatcatagAAACTTGCTTGTAGCTTTTTCCAGTTATTTTAGCATTGtacattttcatctttttagTATCATGATGATTTTCATACtgtggttttaaatttttattttattttgcaactttattttccaAGTGTATGAAATGGAtgataaaatgctgacgtgaCGGACGAAAAATGAAGATAGAACGGGTGTATAGTCCGCATTATAGTGGATGGCCTAAATGATCTAGATCTTATCCAATGGAATACATTAAACTTTGGTAAGTTGAAAACTTCCATAAACATTAGATTTGTTTCTCCATTCTCAAtcgttaaatttaattgataagTCTTGGTCAAATTTAGAAAACTTTTAAACTGTAACAACTTTGAAAACGTTGTGTTGGCAGTTAAGGTTTGACGATGAACATCTAGAACGTTTCTATAAACATTTGTTGcttcaaacaaaatattttttgacaatatcttttaccaaaaataaaaatatttttaaaaatatatatagaatcaTTTGCATCTTCAAACTGTCCAGTgattttcgtatttttttttttttgaactttttgAATGAGATTTTCCTACCGAGTTAAAGTTAATTTATACTCaatgaatagttaaaaatacaaattataaaacaagtgtgaaatacatgatttttaatgaGAACCAAAAAAAGAGTTGGAAATtagtaaatactccctccatctcaaatattagttttCCAATAAATTACCAGAAAATCATAATTCATTAAACGAGACCATAAGATTCTCAATCCAGTATGAGATAACCGTACTTATTGGAAACTTGGAACAAAACAATTCtttcaaataatattgactTTGTTAATGTTTACTACTAACAATTACATACAAAAGATTAGGTAAATTGaggtttcaaattttaaaactatttgTAATAAATAAGTGAGGTAACGTGTGGCCGTGCTCTTTTAACTTGTGGGTGAATATTTTTCCCTTTCCAAGTTTAAAAGTCATTATCCTCAAAAACCATTTTTAggtattaaaaatcaaaattcagtTTTGTGTTTAGAGAAAAGGAATTTAGGGCTGGGCAAACGGTTTGTCGTCGGTTAATTGACTAACCAAACcgattttttgaaaatatatagaaacAGTCCAATTCTGGTTCTCCAATTCACATATTTTCGattatcggttataaccgcGAACCGATCAGTCTATCtgaaataatcaataaaaccaaaattaaattaaatactataaaccctatttttttggattagCATAACAGAGCAACATAAAATAAAcccttattttaataatttttttgctatgcataaaaataaaatatagagatatgTGGAAAAATATAGTCATAATAGCGTAAAGTAGTAGGTATATTTCTTCCAGAGTCTTTGTTCTAGCGGCAAGGAGCTTAGACATCAATGTATGAGGTGCCGAGTTCGAGCCCTCTTAACCtcagttgtaatttcctcctttcttatgagtttatatataatattgaaatttctGATGATATTTCTTGACAGGAGATATGCAAAGtgtcaaaatatgaaattaactGAGGTAACTGATTCTTGAAAGACATGCTGGGTTACTTTCTTgcttaattttgattaagcaatggtaattatttattttaaagatagACTTAACCTTAAAGCATGCAACAAGGGTGTATATTGATGCCCGAATGTGACTAATTCATGTCTTGTCAGAAAAAAgaatgtagagagaaaggaT is drawn from Salvia hispanica cultivar TCC Black 2014 chromosome 6, UniMelb_Shisp_WGS_1.0, whole genome shotgun sequence and contains these coding sequences:
- the LOC125196818 gene encoding 40S ribosomal protein S13; this translates as MGRMHSRGKGISASALPYKRTPPSWLKISSQDVEENICKFAKKGLTPSQIGVILRDSHGIAQVKSVTGSKILRILKGHGLAPEIPEDLYHLIKKAVAIRKHLERNRKDKDSKFRLILVESRIHRLARYYKKTKKLPPVWKYESTTASTLVA
- the LOC125196816 gene encoding probable protein S-acyltransferase 14, with translation MYRSGAVMAWNVFKFCTALRGLGSIMILLVLGVVGVSYYAVVITNYGPGLAAGGLDSLIAFFVLALFHSLLVMLLWSYFSVVFTDPGTVPPNWRPAADEERGDNDPLTASEFPSDTENSRVRFCRKCNQLKPPRCHHCSVCGRCVLKMDHHCVWVVNCVGALNYKNFLLFLFYTFLETSVVTLSLLPHFIQFFSDGEIPGTPGTLATTFLAFVLNLAFALSVMGFLILHISLVCANTTTIEAYEKKSSPKWHYDLGRKRNFEQVFGMDRKFWFIPGYSEEDLRRMPALHGFEYPTKPDLGAQEL